The Christiangramia flava JLT2011 genome has a segment encoding these proteins:
- a CDS encoding four-helix bundle copper-binding protein — MKNSKLIEALNNCVTHCNYCADACLDEGDIKMMVDCIRTDRACAEICRATANLLASNYKDVRSMVEQCRDICKKCADVCSKHDHKHCQECADACRKCEKACEEYLK; from the coding sequence ATGAAAAATTCAAAGTTAATCGAAGCTTTAAATAATTGTGTAACACATTGTAATTATTGTGCAGATGCTTGTCTTGACGAAGGCGACATCAAGATGATGGTAGATTGTATAAGAACTGATAGGGCTTGTGCTGAAATCTGTAGAGCAACAGCAAATTTGCTTGCGTCAAATTATAAAGATGTAAGAAGTATGGTAGAGCAATGCCGTGATATTTGTAAAAAATGTGCTGATGTATGTTCTAAGCACGACCATAAACATTGTCAAGAATGTGCAGACGCCTGTAGAAAATGTGAGAAAGCTTGTGAGGAATATTTAAAATAA
- a CDS encoding helix-turn-helix domain-containing protein: protein MNEIIHIKNMVCPRCISAVSNILEQLEILYVSIKLGEVKLVSSLSVQTKNGLSKALQNSGFSLIDDRKSQLIEQLKTLVVDKIHHSSEELDFKWADIVTGELNLDYKYLSSLFSSVESITFEQYIINQKIERVKELIVYDELTLSEIAFQLHYSSVAYLSNQFKKVTGMTPTQFKKSTNQNRKSLDEI, encoded by the coding sequence ATGAATGAGATTATCCATATTAAAAATATGGTCTGCCCAAGATGTATCTCGGCGGTATCTAATATTTTGGAACAACTTGAAATACTGTATGTTTCTATAAAACTGGGGGAGGTTAAATTAGTTTCTTCATTAAGTGTCCAGACCAAAAATGGTCTTTCCAAAGCGCTTCAAAATTCAGGTTTTAGTTTGATTGACGACCGTAAAAGTCAACTTATTGAACAACTGAAAACATTGGTTGTAGATAAAATCCATCATTCTTCCGAGGAGCTCGATTTCAAATGGGCAGATATTGTTACAGGCGAACTTAACTTGGATTATAAATATTTAAGTTCACTTTTTTCGTCGGTAGAAAGTATTACGTTCGAGCAGTACATCATAAACCAGAAAATTGAACGTGTTAAAGAACTTATAGTTTACGATGAATTAACCTTGAGTGAGATAGCTTTTCAACTACATTATAGTAGTGTCGCGTATTTAAGCAATCAGTTTAAAAAGGTTACAGGAATGACACCTACACAGTTTAAAAAAAGCACAAATCAGAATCGCAAATCTTTGGATGAGATTTGA
- a CDS encoding efflux RND transporter periplasmic adaptor subunit, whose amino-acid sequence MNKNIIYISVALIVGLLGGFLLFGGGSADKATNNAKDTHDHSEEIASNQMWTCSMHPQIMQPEPGDCPICGMDLIPAESGADGLNANEIKMTDNAMALANIQTSLVGKGQMGNNSLKLSGKIKANEESNAVQVTYFGGRIEKLYVNSTGERVGAGQRLATIYSPELVAAQQELLTASSLKESQPELYKAVRNKLKLWKLSEKQINAIETAGKVQENFPVFATVSGTVTMKMVEEGDYLKQGQPLYKIANLNTVWAEFDAYENQIASLKEGQTIKVTTNAYRNEVFDAKVSFIDPLLNSATRTVVVRAVLQNKKDLFKPGMFVEGIIEGTQTSTENTVSVPSTAVMWTGERSVVYVKTNPNEAIFEMREVLLGNANGDSYTILEGLKNGDEVVTNGTFTVDAAAQLQGKKSMMNASGGKTMTGHEGHLGMQEDNSGENTNEANHSQMKERIEVSNKFQNQLKQVFDDYILLKDALVNDDAKGAQQAGKQINQSLKKVDMKLLSDEKAHNHWMTIQKELKTSANTIENNSDIATQRAHFKHLSAHMISSVQLFGVNENVYIQFCPMADNNKGAYWISLEKEVRNPYYGEAMLTCGEVNATLQ is encoded by the coding sequence ATGAATAAAAACATCATTTATATAAGTGTTGCCTTGATTGTTGGCCTGTTAGGCGGCTTTCTACTATTCGGTGGAGGTTCTGCGGACAAGGCAACAAATAATGCGAAAGACACCCACGACCATTCAGAAGAAATTGCTTCTAATCAAATGTGGACGTGTTCTATGCATCCACAGATTATGCAACCAGAACCTGGGGATTGTCCCATTTGTGGAATGGATTTAATTCCAGCCGAATCTGGTGCAGATGGTCTTAATGCCAATGAAATAAAAATGACCGATAACGCAATGGCACTGGCCAATATCCAAACATCACTTGTAGGAAAAGGACAAATGGGAAATAATTCCCTTAAATTATCTGGTAAGATAAAAGCTAATGAAGAGTCAAATGCAGTACAGGTTACATATTTTGGAGGAAGAATAGAAAAACTGTACGTTAATTCTACAGGAGAACGTGTTGGAGCAGGACAACGCTTGGCAACTATTTATTCGCCAGAATTGGTTGCTGCACAGCAAGAACTGCTTACCGCTTCATCATTAAAAGAATCGCAACCAGAATTGTATAAGGCTGTTAGGAACAAACTTAAACTTTGGAAACTTTCCGAAAAGCAAATCAACGCCATAGAAACTGCTGGGAAAGTGCAAGAAAACTTTCCGGTTTTTGCAACCGTTTCAGGAACGGTAACAATGAAAATGGTAGAAGAAGGGGATTATTTAAAGCAAGGACAACCCTTATATAAAATTGCGAATCTCAATACAGTATGGGCAGAATTTGATGCTTATGAAAATCAAATTGCATCCCTAAAAGAAGGGCAAACTATTAAAGTGACCACAAATGCTTATCGCAATGAGGTTTTTGATGCAAAAGTCTCATTCATCGACCCCTTATTAAATTCTGCAACTAGAACGGTGGTTGTAAGAGCGGTCTTGCAAAATAAGAAAGACCTCTTTAAACCGGGAATGTTTGTGGAAGGTATAATTGAGGGTACGCAAACAAGCACCGAGAATACCGTTTCCGTACCGTCAACCGCTGTTATGTGGACGGGAGAACGCTCTGTAGTCTATGTCAAAACAAACCCTAATGAAGCTATTTTTGAAATGAGGGAAGTTTTATTGGGCAATGCCAATGGCGATAGTTATACCATTCTTGAAGGTTTAAAGAATGGAGATGAAGTCGTAACTAACGGAACGTTTACCGTAGATGCCGCTGCACAATTACAGGGAAAAAAAAGTATGATGAATGCATCTGGTGGTAAAACAATGACAGGCCACGAAGGGCATTTGGGAATGCAAGAAGATAATTCTGGAGAAAATACAAATGAAGCCAACCATTCTCAAATGAAAGAAAGGATTGAAGTTTCAAACAAATTTCAGAATCAGTTAAAACAGGTTTTTGATGATTATATCCTTTTAAAAGATGCTTTGGTAAATGATGATGCCAAGGGCGCTCAACAGGCAGGAAAACAAATAAACCAATCTTTGAAAAAAGTGGATATGAAATTATTATCTGATGAAAAAGCACATAACCATTGGATGACCATTCAAAAAGAACTAAAGACCTCGGCTAATACTATTGAGAACAATTCAGATATAGCAACACAAAGAGCACATTTTAAACATCTTTCTGCGCATATGATAAGTAGCGTGCAACTTTTTGGTGTTAACGAAAATGTATATATCCAGTTTTGTCCAATGGCCGATAACAATAAGGGAGCTTATTGGATTAGTTTGGAAAAAGAGGTGCGAAACCCATATTATGGAGAGGCTATGTTAACCTGTGGCGAAGTAAATGCAACTTTACAATAA
- a CDS encoding DUF305 domain-containing protein, which yields MLAASFVAMYITMYLNSYQLDHVYFSLTRFYMSCLGIAAMAIIMFVAMRNMYQNKKKNIAIVLGSIVLFVGALGLVRDQKSTVGDILWMKAMIPHHSIAILTSERADIQDPEVKKLAEDIIKAQEKEIAEMKAMIKRLENNK from the coding sequence ATGCTGGCGGCATCATTTGTGGCAATGTACATTACAATGTACCTAAACTCTTATCAATTAGATCACGTCTATTTTAGCCTTACTCGTTTTTATATGAGTTGCTTGGGTATTGCTGCTATGGCCATTATAATGTTTGTGGCGATGCGTAATATGTACCAAAACAAAAAGAAGAATATCGCCATTGTTTTGGGTAGCATTGTGCTATTTGTTGGTGCATTAGGATTGGTACGCGATCAGAAGTCAACGGTAGGAGACATATTGTGGATGAAAGCAATGATACCTCACCACTCTATTGCGATTTTAACAAGTGAGCGTGCTGATATCCAAGATCCAGAAGTTAAAAAGTTAGCTGAAGATATTATCAAGGCACAAGAAAAGGAAATTGCAGAAATGAAAGCAATGATAAAACGATTGGAAAATAACAAATAA
- a CDS encoding PepSY domain-containing protein, which yields MVNRKTAKWIRKAHRYLGIFLGIQFLMWTISGMYFSWTDIDEIHGDQFKKVAPKQKSFNDLLGTSQLDTEQPIQTLELLEIANEPYYWINETQLINARTGHKKNGVSEEEAQEVANRYMLTDLKIAEIQRVDTVGQHHEYRGRPLPAYEISYETPQNLKAYVAIENGAFQTVRHRDWRWFDFLWMTHTMDYQGRDNFNTLVLRGFSLLGLITVLSGFLLWYTSSPTIRKIIKKKRK from the coding sequence ATGGTCAACAGAAAAACAGCAAAATGGATTAGAAAAGCACACCGTTACTTGGGTATCTTCTTAGGTATCCAGTTTTTGATGTGGACGATTAGCGGGATGTATTTCAGTTGGACAGATATAGATGAAATTCACGGCGACCAGTTTAAAAAAGTAGCACCTAAACAGAAGTCTTTTAACGATTTACTCGGTACATCTCAACTCGATACAGAGCAACCAATCCAAACTTTAGAACTATTGGAAATTGCAAACGAACCTTACTATTGGATTAATGAAACACAACTTATTAATGCCAGAACAGGACATAAGAAAAATGGGGTTTCTGAAGAAGAGGCGCAAGAAGTTGCAAATAGGTATATGCTAACCGATTTAAAAATAGCTGAAATTCAACGGGTCGATACGGTAGGGCAGCATCACGAATATCGTGGTCGTCCACTTCCGGCGTATGAAATTTCGTATGAAACACCTCAAAATTTAAAGGCCTACGTGGCCATTGAAAATGGCGCATTTCAAACGGTAAGACACAGGGATTGGCGTTGGTTCGATTTCCTTTGGATGACACACACTATGGATTATCAAGGTAGAGACAATTTTAACACATTAGTATTGCGAGGGTTTTCACTATTAGGGTTGATTACTGTATTAAGTGGTTTTTTACTTTGGTACACGTCATCCCCAACCATTAGAAAAATAATTAAAAAGAAACGAAAATAA